CCATTAGAGACTGCTATAAACAAAACTATAATCTTACTTTAATAATTCTTTTGCTTTTTCATTTACGTTATCAAGTTCTGCTTTGACGTCGACTCCATTTAAATCAATCTTTTCTACAGAACTAATTACTTCTTGTGCAATTCTTTCCCAATTTTTAACAGCCGGAGCTGGTTTTGCATCTTTCATTTGCTCTCCAAAAACTTTTAGTAATTTATCATTCTTTAATTTATCAGTATTCCATGCATCTTTTCTAGCTGGTAAGCTATTAGATACATCAAACCATTTCATTTCTGTATCTAGCTTTGACATATAATCAATATATTTTATAGCTTCTTCTGAATTTTTACTTGACTTAAACACAGATAAATTAGACCCACCTACAAAAGATGTATTTGTTTTTTTGCTAGGTAATACGCGAACTGCCCATTTTCCATCAAGTTCTGTTGCCTTTTTCTTAATTGTATCTACCATCCAAGGTCCACTTATAAACATTGGGAATGTACCATCTTTAAATCCTTGTGTTACATCATAGTCATTTTGAGCTGGTGAATAACCTTCTTTTATAAAACTAGTCGCATAAGTAACTGCATCTACAAATGCTGGTTCATTAAAATGTGGAACATTGTCAGAAGTAATTGGTTCTGAACCATTTTGCCATGCATATAACATCATAGAAATTTGATCCTTTGGATCTAGTAAAAATCCATATTTGTTTTGAGCTTTATTTGTTAATTTAGAAGCTGCATCTTTAAATTCATCCCAATTAGATGGTCCATTTGGATAACCTACTCCTTGTAACAAATCAGTCCTATAAAATAAAACTCTTGTATCGATATACCAAGGAACCCCTACATATTCATTTTTATAAACGCTTGTCTGCAATGAACTTTCAAAATAATTCTCCTTCTTCAGATTTTCATATTTATCTGTGTATTTAGATAAATCTAAAAGCGCACCTGCTTCTGCAAACTCAGGTACCCACGAAGTACCCATTTGTATAACATCTGGCCCAGACTTAGAAGCTACTGCTGTCATTAATTTATCGTGTGCCTGATCCCAAGGTAATGCTTGCACCTTAACTTTTATCCCAGGATTCTCCTTTTCAAATCCTTCAGACATTTTGTCTAGCAATTCCCCTTCTGCTCCCATTGCCCAAACCGTTAATGTCTTTATTTCATTGTTTGAATTACTATTTTCATTTTTCGATGCACATCCTGACAAAACCGTTGTTGTTATAAGTACAGCTGCCATAATTTTTGTTAATACTTTTTTCATATCATCCTCTCCTTTATATTTTCTAAAATCAATTTACTTTTATCTAAGCGCTTAACACTTTACTAAAACGTTTCTATGATTAAAACGATATCATAATTAAAAATATTTTTCAACCACTTTTTACAATTATTCTTAAACGCCCATTTTATCAAATTAAAATCTATATTTTTTCACTAAAATTACATTTAACTAATGACCTAATCTATGCAGGTTTTAACGAAACGTTTCTATAATTTGATTCGAAATTTCGCCAAAAAAATTTTTTATATGTTCCAAGTATCAATGTTCAATTATCATTAGTTACGAAATCCCTTTAGGATTTCGTGATGTGAAATGTAGAATCTTAATTGAACTTATATATCAAACAACTGAAATAAATATTGACAAGTAATTGCAAAAAAAGTTGATATCAAAAAAACTAAGTTTTTCATTTATATCAACTATGTCAAGGATTGATTTTATATTTTATACAATAATCACCTCTAAGTGTAAGCTTTTTCTTTATATTTGGACATACTCCCATGCACTTATTATGACTCACTGCAACTTTCACTTCAGTATTTTAATATTGATAAAATTGTTGAACAAACCCTACTTACAAATATATAAAAATGCCTGAATCCTTAGTTTTACTAAGCTTTCAGGCATTTTCCACATCTTCTTTTGCTGGCAGAGAGAAGGGGATTTGAACCCCTGATAGAGTTACCCCTATACACGCTTTCCAGGTACAAACCAGCTAATTACAGGCTTAAGCGTGGTTATTTATATACTTTAACACGATTCTTATTTTGAAATATCTCCACATTGTTATTGTCATTAATAGTATACTTTTGTGATATTAATGTCAACATTTTGAAGAAACTAAGATAATTTTGCTCTTAATAAAAAATTTTATTACATTAATGTATAGACAAAATAAAGCTAGAGCATTAAACTCTAGATACATTATTTATTTTATTTTCATAAATGTATCTTCATATTTCTTTGCATCGTCTGGAGTAAGCTTTTTATCAAGTCTCAACAATACACCAGCATCATTCATGTAACTATATTCAGCTACTAGTGGCATTTTTTTACCTATACCATCAATGTACTCTTTTCTGTTTTTAGCATCTTCTTTATTAGCAAAAACTTCAATAGATCCATTCGTAAAATTAATTTTAGACGTATATTGATTTGGTCTTCCTAATAGTTGGTTTTTATCATTTTCAGCAGTTGTCACTTCTACATTTTCAATAGTAACTCCAGCCTCTTTTAATTTATTTCCATATTCTTCAGCAGTAAGCTTCTTAGCAGATCCTCCACATCCAATTAATACAAACATCATTAAGCTGCATAGTAGTATGCTTAATATTTTTTTCATTTATTCATCCCCCTAAATAGTTATATTATACATTGTACCTAATATGGGAATTTTGTCAAATCAAGTATAATTATCTACTTGTAGGAAAAAATAAATTTGGGTTTAACAAATGCAATTTTGCTTTGACTAAAAATAAACTTATTTTATTACTATCAGCATCTTTGTTACATCTATACCGTGTGACTGATTTCTCATTTTCCTTATACTCTGTTTTATAATATTTTATTATTAAATTATTTAAGCTGTTAGAAACAGCTTGAGTAATTTAATAATTATCTGTTAACACTCTTTTTGTTTGATATGTAGATTTTAACTTAATCATAATGATATACTAAAAGAAAATTTAACTTTATGAGCATTATTTTTACAGAGAGGAAGTGTTTAAAATGCAACGTAATATAAATCTCTCAGATCTTGAAAAGATAATTCTGAATAAAATACATGATCATATTAGCCGAAATGAAAAAGTTGGTATAAATACAGTAGCACAGGAATGTTTTGTTTCAAAATCAGCAATTATAAAATTATCAAAAAAATTTGGATACAGTGGATATAGTGAAATGTATTATACCATTCTTGCATCTACTAATCATGCACTTAAGTTAGACTTTTCTGATAATATTGTTGATACATATAAAAGTGATTCTTTAACAATTCATATTAATATGCTTGTAGAATTACTAAGAGAATATAGAGAAAAAAGAATTTATATTGATTCTCTAGGCTTTTGTGATAGCGCTAAGGAATATTATTTACAAAAATTATTATCATTTGGATTTGATGCAGCTAGCAGCTATCATTACGAAGCCTTTAACAAAAATAAATCCGGACTCTATTTTTTCCTTTCTTATTCTGGGGTAAGGTCAGAAATTCTTGAAAAGGTTAACGTAGCTATTGAGAATAATTTTAAGGTTGTAGCTTTTACTTCAACTAAGGATTCTCCATTGGGCAAAATAGCTCATATGACAATAGAAGTTGCTGGAATAAAATCAGATAAGGAACATTATATACCTAACTTTTTCACTTCAAATTTAATAATATTATTAGAATTAGTATTAAGCAAATATTCTAATAAATATTTATCACCCAAAAAAACTAGCACTTATGAACTCAATTAAATACGGTGCCATGCTATAAAAGGGCTGTTAAAAGTAGATTATTGTGTAAAAATCTTTACACTACACTCTATTAACAGCCCTTTTTATATTTGCGGCTCAGTGAACTTTTTCACTAAAGGTAAACATTATCATAAAAGTAGTGAATCCATTGATACTATATATAATCTAGAGTATGCTAAAAACAAATAAAAGGAGGTACATATTTATGAAAGAAAAATTATTATCATTAAGTCAAAAATTTTCACAAGCTGCAGTGCAACCTGTAATGTTTTTAGCAATTATGGGAACTGGTCTTGCTATTGCTGTCATAATGCAACTCAGTTTTATGCCATCATTTGTTATTTTTATTGGAACTTTATTAAAGACCATGATGAATGCTATGCTAAATAACCTTTCTATCATTTTTTGTGTTGGATTAACAACTGCATTTGCCAAAACAAAAAAAGTAGATGCCGCTATTATTAGTCTTATTGTTTACATTATCTTTTTGGCTGGAAACAATGCATGGCTTACTTCACAAAATATGCTGGCTCAGCCTGGTGCTATGGGGTTATTTGGAACTGGACAAAATCTTGTTTTAGGGTTCCAGGTAGTAGACATGAATGTATTTTTAGGAATAATACTCGGATGCATCACTGGATATGTATTTAATAAAGTATCTAATATACAATTTGTAGAAATGTTTCGAGTATACGGTGGATCACGATTTGCATTTATAATTATGATACCAATTACTTTAATATTAGCAATTGTGCTTAGTTATGTATGGCCTGTTATGAATTATGGCATTTCTTGCTTATCAGTATTCATGAAAGGTGCAGGCGCATTAGGCGTATTTGTATATGCATTTGGTAACAGATTTTTAATTCCAACAGGATTGCATCATTTGTTATGGATGCCATTTTGTTTCACTGGTTTTGGAGGAACCGCCCAAATTGACGGTAATACTGTACAAGGTGCTGTAAACATTTTCTATGCAGAAATGGGTAGTGGTGCTAATTTGACAGCTATTGATCCTTCAATAAGATTTGCTACTTTTGGATTTGCAAAAATCTTTGCAAGCTTAGGTATAGTTCTTGCTATGATAAAAACTGCAAAGCCAGAAAATAAAAGTACTGTAAAAGGCTTGCTTATACCAGCACTCTTCGTTTCAATGGTAGCAGGTATTACAGAACCTCTTGATTTCGCATTTCTTTTCATATCACCATTACTTTGGCTGGTACATGGATTACTTACAGGCTTTTCAGAAATGCTGCTTTGGGTATTGGGCTCAAGAACCTATTCAATTTATGGCTTACTTGATACTATAGTTTGTAATTCTGTTATAGATCCAAAACTATCTAAGATATACATTTTCTTTGCCGTTGGTATTGTAATGGCTATAGTATGGTACTTCACCTTTGTTTTCTTAATTAAAAAATTTGACATTAAGACACCTGGTAGAGAAGAGGAACCTCTTAATAATAAGACAAGCTATGATTCCTCTACAAATAATAGTTCTGATAATCAAAATCCTGAATTATTTATTGAAGGGCTAGGTGGTGCAGAAAATATTGTAGAAGTAAACAACTGCTTTACACGTTTAAGAATTGATGTAGCTGACATTAACAAAGTAAATAAAGAAATAATTAGTAAAGGAAAACAAAAGGGTGTTGTTATTAAAGGAAGCAACGTACAGATTATTATTGGAATGACTGTAGAATCTGAAAAAGAAAAACTTGTTAATGTATTAAACATAAAAAAACAAAACATAAAAAAGGAGTAATGTAAAATGAAAAAATATTCAATTTGTATTGTTGGTGGAGCAAGCCGTTATACACCAGATATGCTTGCCATGTTATGTAACCAAAAGGATAGATTCCCTTTAAAGAAGATTGTCTTATATGATAATGAAAGCGAACGCCAAAATATAGTTGGAAAATATGCCGAAATATTATTTAAGGAATATTATCCGGAGTTAGAAGAAATTATATACACTACTGATGAAAAAGAAGCATTTAAAGACATAGATTTTGCACTTATGCAAATTCGTGCAGGAAGATTAAAAATGCGTGAAAAAGATGAAAAGATTTCATTAAAACATGGATGTCTTGGTCAGGAAACATGTGGACCTGGAGGATTTGCTTATGGATTACGAAGTGTTCCTGCTGTTATTGATTTGATAAAAAATATTCGTACTTATTCTCCAGAATGTTGGATTTTGAATTATTCAAACCCAGCTGCAATTGTTGCAGAAGCAACAAAAAGAGTATTCCCTGGAGATTACCGTATTATCAACATTTGTGATATGCCAATTGCAATTATGGATATTTATGCAAGTGTGCTTGGATTAAAGAGAAGAGATTTAGAGCCAAAATATTTTGGTTTAAATCATTTTGGTTGGTTTACACATATCTTAGATAAAAGGACTGGAGAAGATTATTTACCTAAATTAAGAGAAATATTAAAAACTCCAGTAGATGTACAGACTGAGCCTCTTTTCCAAGAACCTTCATGGAAAGCAACATTTGAATTCATGAGTCAAATGATTAATGATTATGATGAATATCTGCCAAACACATATTTACAATATTATTTATATCCAAAAAAGATGAGAGATAAAGAAAATCCAGAATACACTAGAGCTAATGAAGTAATGGATGGAAATGAAAAAGAAACTTACAACAGACTGCATGAAATTATATCTTTAGGCAAAATACGTGGTACTAAATATGAAATAACTAGCGATGTAGGATGTCATGCAGAATATATAGTTGATTTAGCAACAGCAATTGCTAATAACACAAATGAAATTTTTCTAACAATAACAGAAAATAATGGAGCTATTCAAAATGTTTCACCTGGAATGATGGTAGAAGTCCCATGTCGTGTTGGAAATAATGGTGTTGAACCATTAGCAGTAGGAAGTGTACCTACTTTTTACAAGGGACTTATCGAAAACCAATATGCGTATGAAAAATTGTCAGTAGACGCATGCTTAGAAGGAAGCTATCAAAAGGCATTGCAGGCACTTGTATTAAATCGTGCAGTTGTAAATACTAATATTGCTAAAGAATTATTAAAAGATTTAATAGAAGCAAACAAAGGATATTGGAATGAACTCCGTTAGATTTTAGCTGATTCATAACATAGAATTGATACT
The window above is part of the Clostridium saccharoperbutylacetonicum N1-4(HMT) genome. Proteins encoded here:
- a CDS encoding PTS transporter subunit EIIC, with product MKEKLLSLSQKFSQAAVQPVMFLAIMGTGLAIAVIMQLSFMPSFVIFIGTLLKTMMNAMLNNLSIIFCVGLTTAFAKTKKVDAAIISLIVYIIFLAGNNAWLTSQNMLAQPGAMGLFGTGQNLVLGFQVVDMNVFLGIILGCITGYVFNKVSNIQFVEMFRVYGGSRFAFIIMIPITLILAIVLSYVWPVMNYGISCLSVFMKGAGALGVFVYAFGNRFLIPTGLHHLLWMPFCFTGFGGTAQIDGNTVQGAVNIFYAEMGSGANLTAIDPSIRFATFGFAKIFASLGIVLAMIKTAKPENKSTVKGLLIPALFVSMVAGITEPLDFAFLFISPLLWLVHGLLTGFSEMLLWVLGSRTYSIYGLLDTIVCNSVIDPKLSKIYIFFAVGIVMAIVWYFTFVFLIKKFDIKTPGREEEPLNNKTSYDSSTNNSSDNQNPELFIEGLGGAENIVEVNNCFTRLRIDVADINKVNKEIISKGKQKGVVIKGSNVQIIIGMTVESEKEKLVNVLNIKKQNIKKE
- a CDS encoding MurR/RpiR family transcriptional regulator is translated as MQRNINLSDLEKIILNKIHDHISRNEKVGINTVAQECFVSKSAIIKLSKKFGYSGYSEMYYTILASTNHALKLDFSDNIVDTYKSDSLTIHINMLVELLREYREKRIYIDSLGFCDSAKEYYLQKLLSFGFDAASSYHYEAFNKNKSGLYFFLSYSGVRSEILEKVNVAIENNFKVVAFTSTKDSPLGKIAHMTIEVAGIKSDKEHYIPNFFTSNLIILLELVLSKYSNKYLSPKKTSTYELN
- a CDS encoding 6-phospho-alpha-glucosidase produces the protein MKKYSICIVGGASRYTPDMLAMLCNQKDRFPLKKIVLYDNESERQNIVGKYAEILFKEYYPELEEIIYTTDEKEAFKDIDFALMQIRAGRLKMREKDEKISLKHGCLGQETCGPGGFAYGLRSVPAVIDLIKNIRTYSPECWILNYSNPAAIVAEATKRVFPGDYRIINICDMPIAIMDIYASVLGLKRRDLEPKYFGLNHFGWFTHILDKRTGEDYLPKLREILKTPVDVQTEPLFQEPSWKATFEFMSQMINDYDEYLPNTYLQYYLYPKKMRDKENPEYTRANEVMDGNEKETYNRLHEIISLGKIRGTKYEITSDVGCHAEYIVDLATAIANNTNEIFLTITENNGAIQNVSPGMMVEVPCRVGNNGVEPLAVGSVPTFYKGLIENQYAYEKLSVDACLEGSYQKALQALVLNRAVVNTNIAKELLKDLIEANKGYWNELR
- a CDS encoding sugar ABC transporter substrate-binding protein is translated as MKKVLTKIMAAVLITTTVLSGCASKNENSNSNNEIKTLTVWAMGAEGELLDKMSEGFEKENPGIKVKVQALPWDQAHDKLMTAVASKSGPDVIQMGTSWVPEFAEAGALLDLSKYTDKYENLKKENYFESSLQTSVYKNEYVGVPWYIDTRVLFYRTDLLQGVGYPNGPSNWDEFKDAASKLTNKAQNKYGFLLDPKDQISMMLYAWQNGSEPITSDNVPHFNEPAFVDAVTYATSFIKEGYSPAQNDYDVTQGFKDGTFPMFISGPWMVDTIKKKATELDGKWAVRVLPSKKTNTSFVGGSNLSVFKSSKNSEEAIKYIDYMSKLDTEMKWFDVSNSLPARKDAWNTDKLKNDKLLKVFGEQMKDAKPAPAVKNWERIAQEVISSVEKIDLNGVDVKAELDNVNEKAKELLK